One region of Epilithonimonas zeae genomic DNA includes:
- a CDS encoding M13 family metallopeptidase, protein MKKISLSALMLASLFNVAFAQTKQAALELNYMDTSVRPQDDFYNYVNGTWMKTAKIPADKPSWGSFTQLRETTDNNSLGLLDNILKEKFAAGSEGQKIQALYETYMDMNKRNADGLNPIKADLAKIDAIKNLNDLQKYLAEATKRSDNAFYGWGVDGDLKNSKMNAVYLGDASFGLGRDYYQKESPKNTETIAEYKKYVAKVLTEIGYKNADVAAGQIVDFEKKMAKTLLTNEQIRDANLQYNPKTLPELKTLVKNIDLPKYLAEVGVKTDKVIIGEINYYKNLDTFLTEKNIPLIKDYLKFHLTSGSAGYLNQKLDDMKFDFYSKYLQGQQEQRALNKRALSLINGVLGEAFGKVYVEKYFTPEAKAQMLTYIDYLKKSFGVHINGLTWMSSTTKQKALEKLNKFTVKIAYPDKWKDYSKLVLKSDKDGGSLYSNLKNVESWHYDKEIEKVGKPVDKTEWGMSPQTVNAYYNPVNNEIVFPAAILQPPFFNPDADAAVNFGGIGAVIGHEMTHGFDDSGAQFDGDGNLTDWWTAEDKTNFEKATKSLAAQYDKYEPAKDVHVNGTFTNGENIADLGGVNIAYDALQMYLKDKGNPGKIDGYTPDQRFFLSWATVWRTLSTDKYLTNQVKTDPHSPGFFRSFGPLVNTEAFYKAFDVKEGDKLYKKPEERIKIW, encoded by the coding sequence ATGAAAAAGATCTCTCTTAGTGCATTGATGTTGGCTTCATTATTTAATGTTGCTTTTGCACAAACCAAACAAGCTGCTTTGGAGCTTAATTATATGGACACATCTGTGCGTCCTCAAGACGATTTCTACAATTATGTGAATGGAACTTGGATGAAAACTGCAAAAATTCCTGCAGACAAACCAAGTTGGGGTTCTTTTACTCAACTTAGAGAAACGACTGATAATAATTCTTTGGGACTGTTGGATAACATTTTGAAAGAAAAATTCGCAGCTGGTTCAGAAGGTCAGAAAATTCAGGCGCTTTATGAAACCTATATGGATATGAATAAGCGTAATGCTGATGGACTTAATCCAATTAAAGCTGATTTGGCGAAAATTGATGCGATTAAGAATCTGAATGATTTACAAAAATATCTTGCCGAAGCGACTAAGAGAAGTGATAACGCATTTTACGGCTGGGGTGTAGATGGTGACCTTAAGAATTCTAAAATGAATGCGGTTTATCTTGGTGATGCATCATTTGGTCTTGGTAGAGATTATTATCAAAAAGAATCTCCAAAGAATACCGAAACTATCGCTGAATATAAAAAATATGTAGCTAAAGTTCTAACCGAAATTGGTTATAAAAATGCGGATGTTGCTGCGGGACAAATTGTTGATTTCGAAAAGAAAATGGCAAAGACATTATTGACGAATGAGCAAATCCGTGATGCTAATCTTCAGTACAACCCTAAGACTTTACCAGAACTTAAAACTTTGGTGAAGAACATCGATCTTCCAAAGTATCTTGCTGAAGTTGGTGTGAAAACCGATAAGGTAATCATTGGTGAGATTAATTATTATAAAAATCTTGATACTTTCTTAACGGAGAAAAATATTCCTTTGATTAAGGATTATCTTAAATTCCATTTGACTTCCGGAAGTGCGGGTTATCTTAATCAGAAATTGGACGATATGAAGTTCGATTTCTACAGCAAATATCTTCAGGGTCAGCAAGAGCAAAGAGCACTTAACAAAAGAGCGTTGTCTCTTATCAATGGTGTGCTTGGTGAAGCTTTCGGAAAGGTTTATGTTGAGAAATATTTCACGCCAGAAGCTAAAGCTCAAATGTTAACTTACATCGATTATCTTAAGAAAAGTTTCGGTGTTCACATCAATGGTCTGACTTGGATGTCTTCTACAACTAAGCAAAAAGCACTTGAAAAATTGAACAAATTTACAGTGAAGATTGCTTATCCGGACAAATGGAAAGACTATTCTAAATTGGTTCTGAAGTCTGATAAAGATGGCGGTTCTTTATATTCAAATTTAAAGAATGTTGAAAGCTGGCATTATGACAAAGAAATAGAAAAAGTAGGAAAGCCAGTTGATAAAACGGAATGGGGGATGTCTCCACAAACGGTGAATGCTTACTACAATCCTGTAAATAACGAAATCGTTTTCCCTGCTGCAATTCTTCAACCACCTTTCTTCAATCCAGATGCAGACGCAGCAGTGAATTTTGGAGGAATCGGAGCGGTTATCGGACACGAAATGACACACGGTTTTGATGATAGTGGTGCTCAGTTTGATGGTGATGGAAATTTAACGGATTGGTGGACTGCTGAGGATAAAACTAACTTCGAAAAAGCGACAAAAAGTTTAGCGGCACAGTACGATAAATATGAACCTGCAAAAGATGTTCACGTGAATGGAACCTTTACCAATGGAGAAAATATCGCTGACTTAGGTGGTGTAAATATCGCTTATGATGCATTACAAATGTATCTTAAAGATAAAGGAAATCCAGGCAAAATTGATGGCTATACGCCGGATCAGAGGTTTTTCTTAAGCTGGGCAACAGTTTGGAGAACTTTATCAACAGATAAATATTTAACTAACCAAGTTAAGACAGATCCGCACTCTCCAGGGTTCTTCAGAAGTTTTGGTCCTTTGGTTAATACGGAAGCTTTCTATAAAGCATTCGATGTAAAAGAAGGCGATAAGCTTTACAAGAAACCAGAAGAGAGAATTAAAATTTGGTAA
- a CDS encoding Na+/H+ antiporter, whose protein sequence is MKIAYPIFLVLAGLIISLLPGIPEIELDPELVFLIFLPPLLYEAAWYTSWNDFWKWKRPIALLAFGLVFATSLIIAYLSQALIPGFTLALGFLLGGIVSPPDAVAATTVLKGLPVPKRIISILEGESLVNDASSLIVFRFALAAILTGSFSMHEATGQFFLVAGMGIVVGLIGAGIMYLIHRYLPTTSAIDAALTIMTPYILYLGAEQFHFSGVMAVVTGGLFISYRSHEIFKNGNTRLNMLGVWTTVIFVMNAMVFILIGLSLPSIIRGLEEASLIQGIKYGVIISAVVIAIRFLWIYPAAFVPRWLFKSVRKEQSPGWKGPLVIGWAGMRGVVSLATALSIPFVMDDGSPFPHRNLILLITFIVIFITLVVQGLTLPFIVRKLNMPSMDVVLPQEQQEAQIQIRLNRLALNHINSNYGDVVNKSNLLKNYHSQISIETENTENQLDLLECNNCTTQEIDKFAEILKEIYAKQRIDIFQMRREKYYDDEEIRKAELQLDLNDLKLNPNFH, encoded by the coding sequence ATGAAAATCGCTTATCCTATTTTTTTGGTTTTAGCAGGTTTAATCATTAGCCTTTTACCTGGAATTCCCGAGATAGAATTAGACCCAGAACTGGTTTTTCTGATTTTCTTACCACCATTATTATACGAAGCCGCTTGGTACACTTCCTGGAACGACTTTTGGAAATGGAAAAGACCAATCGCTTTACTAGCTTTCGGATTAGTATTCGCAACGTCATTGATTATCGCTTATCTTTCTCAGGCATTAATTCCGGGATTCACTTTGGCATTAGGATTTTTATTAGGCGGCATCGTTTCGCCACCGGATGCTGTTGCAGCAACAACCGTGTTGAAAGGATTACCAGTTCCGAAAAGAATCATCAGTATTTTGGAAGGTGAAAGCCTTGTGAATGATGCTTCATCTTTGATTGTATTTCGTTTTGCTTTGGCAGCTATTCTGACAGGAAGTTTTTCTATGCACGAGGCCACAGGACAGTTCTTTCTGGTAGCGGGGATGGGAATCGTGGTTGGATTGATTGGAGCAGGAATTATGTATCTCATTCATCGTTACTTGCCAACTACATCAGCCATTGATGCCGCTTTGACGATTATGACGCCCTATATTTTGTATCTCGGTGCAGAACAATTTCACTTTTCAGGCGTAATGGCCGTTGTAACTGGCGGACTTTTCATCTCCTACAGATCGCACGAAATTTTCAAAAACGGAAATACACGCCTCAATATGTTAGGCGTTTGGACAACCGTGATTTTCGTTATGAATGCTATGGTTTTCATCTTAATTGGATTATCACTACCTTCAATCATCCGAGGATTAGAAGAAGCATCTTTGATCCAAGGAATCAAATACGGTGTTATTATAAGTGCAGTTGTCATCGCCATCAGATTTTTATGGATTTATCCCGCTGCTTTTGTTCCAAGATGGCTTTTCAAATCTGTAAGAAAAGAACAGTCTCCTGGCTGGAAAGGTCCTCTTGTAATTGGCTGGGCCGGAATGCGTGGTGTGGTATCATTAGCAACCGCTCTTTCCATTCCTTTTGTGATGGATGACGGAAGTCCTTTCCCTCACAGGAATTTAATTTTATTAATTACATTCATTGTCATTTTTATAACCTTAGTTGTACAAGGATTGACATTGCCTTTCATTGTCAGAAAACTGAATATGCCATCAATGGATGTCGTCCTTCCACAAGAACAACAGGAAGCCCAAATCCAAATCAGATTAAATAGATTGGCGCTTAATCACATCAATTCAAATTATGGTGATGTCGTGAACAAAAGCAATCTTTTGAAAAATTATCATTCTCAGATTTCTATCGAAACAGAAAACACAGAGAATCAATTAGACCTTTTGGAATGTAACAATTGCACTACTCAGGAGATTGATAAATTTGCTGAAATTTTAAAAGAAATCTATGCAAAACAAAGAATTGATATTTTCCAAATGAGACGCGAGAAGTATTATGATGATGAGGAAATCCGGAAAGCGGAATTACAACTTGATCTCAATGATTTGAAATTAAATCCAAACTTTCATTAA
- a CDS encoding bestrophin family protein has protein sequence MHTGKRYSPLEFFKWTKQATFCLFIISSIATVLYYFGWKFLALPWQPIAIIATAVAFIVGFKNNASYNRIWEARQIYGAIINDSRSFAYSVRDALGGKESDVVKRIFYRHFAWLTAVRFQLREPRSWENVDNDGNSNFRKGRYEIPELNSNLSDELKSFLSTEEHQYILSKKNKATQLTALQSEDFAKLKKEGKINDFQWTLLQQSIIKFTDNQGKAERIKNFPYPRNFASITTYLLFIFVVLAPFGLLKEMDKLGDGTFLEGFTIWFNIPFAAMITWAFHTLDTVGESSVNPFEGSANDIPITQISRTIEIDMRDMLDEKDLPAPILPQNNIVL, from the coding sequence ATGCATACAGGAAAACGATATTCCCCTTTAGAGTTCTTCAAATGGACCAAGCAAGCTACTTTTTGTCTGTTCATTATCTCTTCTATTGCTACGGTTCTGTATTACTTCGGATGGAAGTTTTTAGCCTTGCCTTGGCAGCCTATCGCAATTATTGCAACTGCGGTGGCTTTTATTGTAGGATTTAAAAATAATGCGAGTTATAATCGTATTTGGGAAGCAAGGCAAATCTATGGTGCGATTATCAATGATAGTCGAAGTTTTGCTTATTCTGTTCGGGATGCATTGGGAGGGAAAGAATCTGATGTAGTTAAGAGGATTTTTTACCGCCATTTTGCGTGGTTGACGGCTGTGAGGTTCCAATTAAGAGAACCGAGATCGTGGGAAAATGTCGATAATGACGGTAATTCTAATTTCAGAAAAGGCAGGTACGAAATTCCTGAACTTAACTCTAATCTTTCCGATGAATTAAAATCTTTCTTGTCTACTGAAGAACATCAATATATTCTTTCCAAAAAAAACAAAGCAACACAACTGACAGCTTTGCAATCTGAAGATTTTGCTAAACTGAAAAAGGAAGGAAAAATCAATGATTTCCAATGGACACTTTTGCAACAATCGATTATAAAATTTACGGATAATCAAGGTAAGGCAGAGCGAATTAAGAATTTCCCTTACCCAAGGAATTTTGCTTCAATTACTACATATTTACTTTTTATTTTTGTGGTTCTCGCACCTTTTGGTCTTTTGAAAGAAATGGATAAATTAGGCGACGGAACTTTTTTGGAAGGCTTTACAATTTGGTTTAATATTCCTTTTGCAGCGATGATCACTTGGGCTTTTCACACCTTAGATACAGTAGGTGAAAGTTCAGTGAATCCTTTTGAGGGAAGTGCTAATGATATTCCCATTACACAAATCAGCCGAACGATCGAAATTGATATGAGAGATATGTTGGACGAAAAAGATTTACCGGCGCCAATTCTTCCTCAGAATAATATTGTTCTCTAA
- a CDS encoding immunity 17 family protein has protein sequence MDYLEQAQQYISDQKHGFEYFAVMLGIFFAWSAIGNWNWFYDPPYSSVKNPIGFWFGRKAFRVTIFIFGIVLIAGAVWLLI, from the coding sequence ATGGATTATTTAGAACAGGCACAACAGTACATCTCTGATCAAAAGCACGGTTTCGAATATTTTGCAGTGATGTTGGGGATTTTCTTTGCTTGGTCGGCAATTGGTAACTGGAACTGGTTTTACGACCCACCCTACAGCTCGGTAAAAAATCCTATTGGCTTTTGGTTTGGTCGAAAAGCATTTAGGGTAACCATTTTTATTTTCGGTATTGTTTTAATAGCCGGTGCTGTTTGGCTTTTAATATGA
- a CDS encoding SMI1/KNR4 family protein: MNRRNNKPELVNKVIKVMDNSKLFTEEIEYLQKTEDSDDECNGQRETYDEFTINKIKGEYLNVPEDYWTYLKEIGWGSFGDGTYMIYSAPTSLEELGLGEAYLNISANYKFFGDNLSGDLAGFDLSNPNDEVIEFWHEDVEIEITKKTFRQYIRQQIGLKPKKN, translated from the coding sequence GTGAACCGTCGTAACAATAAACCGGAATTAGTTAACAAAGTAATTAAAGTAATGGATAATTCGAAGTTATTTACAGAAGAAATTGAGTATTTGCAGAAAACTGAAGATTCTGATGATGAGTGCAATGGACAGCGAGAAACTTATGATGAATTTACGATTAATAAAATCAAAGGTGAATATCTAAACGTTCCCGAAGATTATTGGACGTATTTAAAAGAAATTGGCTGGGGAAGTTTTGGTGACGGAACTTATATGATTTATTCTGCGCCAACAAGCTTGGAAGAACTTGGACTTGGAGAAGCTTATCTAAATATCTCAGCTAACTATAAATTCTTCGGAGACAATTTGTCGGGAGATTTAGCTGGCTTCGATTTATCAAATCCGAACGATGAAGTAATTGAATTTTGGCACGAAGACGTTGAAATAGAAATAACCAAAAAAACTTTTAGGCAATATATCAGACAACAAATTGGTTTAAAACCGAAAAAAAACTAG
- a CDS encoding WG repeat-containing protein: MKIYLFFVHLLIHLSISAQAVPELYPANDRQTGHLGYYLEDGTNVVKPQFCSASYNTDGYYLVSKAEHKFDEYGRRDQNHIPGTEKFGLLDGKGNFIIDLNNDYEGIGVGDSVIYVIKNNLYGTVNDKNEIVIPIEYSTLEIDDKNRIRAQKKNKYGVINHLNKIIIPFQYDFIGSTMPDGKGFLAIVRTENKTSVINQDNQLIVPLTKYSLMDLYKTVMVASNNEKFGVLDYKLNPILPFEFESIYVEENEIKAYKDEYRYVYSLKGELIKKENISEGVKMVN, from the coding sequence ATGAAAATTTATTTGTTTTTCGTTCATCTATTAATTCATTTATCTATCAGTGCGCAAGCCGTTCCCGAATTATATCCCGCAAATGACAGACAAACAGGTCATCTCGGATATTACCTGGAAGATGGCACGAATGTCGTAAAACCTCAATTTTGCTCGGCTTCTTACAACACAGACGGTTATTATTTGGTTTCAAAAGCTGAACATAAATTTGACGAATATGGAAGAAGAGATCAAAATCACATTCCGGGAACAGAAAAGTTCGGATTGCTGGATGGTAAAGGCAATTTCATCATTGATCTCAACAATGATTATGAAGGAATTGGTGTAGGAGACAGTGTGATTTACGTAATAAAAAACAATTTGTACGGAACTGTAAATGATAAAAATGAAATTGTAATTCCCATTGAATACAGCACTTTAGAAATCGATGACAAAAACAGAATTCGAGCTCAAAAAAAGAACAAATATGGAGTCATCAACCATTTAAACAAAATTATCATTCCGTTCCAATACGATTTTATCGGTTCAACTATGCCTGATGGAAAAGGATTTCTAGCAATTGTTCGAACTGAAAACAAGACAAGCGTTATCAATCAAGACAATCAGTTAATTGTTCCTCTGACAAAATATTCTTTGATGGATTTGTATAAAACGGTTATGGTCGCTTCGAATAATGAAAAATTTGGTGTGCTTGATTACAAACTCAATCCAATTCTTCCTTTTGAGTTCGAAAGTATTTATGTGGAAGAAAATGAAATCAAGGCGTACAAAGATGAATATCGATATGTTTATAGCTTAAAAGGCGAATTGATAAAAAAAGAAAATATTTCAGAAGGTGTGAAAATGGTTAATTAA